From the genome of Solanum pennellii chromosome 6, SPENNV200:
TTAGTTTAACCTCTAAGTATCTGCACTTTAGAAAGCTGCCTCTAATCTTCAGGCATTATCAAATCCCTCAAGGACAAAGGAAAGAACAGGACTAGCTAGAGTAACACGTGCAGATTATGTCATGCATAAACTGCCACCAAACCATAGACTAATGGAAAAACCAATCACATCTCAGCTCACAAGAGTTTTAGAAAACTAAAGAAGCAAAGTTCAGAGGAGCAGAAGGCAAGCAAGAAGTTCATCCTCTACAGTTGAAGTAGTTACAGTACTTTATTGATACAACTTCAATCATAcatcacaaaaatattattactattttcaaaatttctcaatttttattcTAACAATAAATCTGACTAGGCAAAAACATTATTCACCAGGGTAAGACTTACTTGTAGTTGCAAGAGAAATCATCCCATCTGCAATGTAATTATACTATATCATCAGCGCTCCTAACAGGTGGTATAAAAAAACTTATGGAAGGCTTTTCAATTGTATCTTCCAGGCAGGACGACATTAAAGGCCGATACACATAATTTTGAGTTGCAATACCTGTGAAATGCCGTGAGATGattataaattgaatttttatgttagttatttatttttcctctCTTTATGTTGTTTTCCATTTTCTTGTTTGGCGGCCATGGGAGTAAAACAAAGGCATTTATGCAACCTGTACACTTGGTAATTCTGTTACTTTTTCCCCTAGAATCAtcatatttctttctctttcatctCACTCCACAATATACTCCTCTTTCTCAGCTCCCTAATCTGTTAGCTCAAATCTGAAGAACAATGTTCCAACTTCCAAGTATCTCAAGTTGTGCATCAAATTATGCTTCTACTCCAAGGGATGGAGTAGACAGTGATGTTTCTTCTAGTACTTTAATCGGCATTTTAGTTGGTCAGAATAAATTCTAGTCATGGATTAAGGGACATGCACCATCTAGGAACCACATGCGCAATTGTCTCAGTGTTGTGCCTAGACACGAAAATAGATCGTTACTCCTCTTGTCCCAAAATATGTGTCACTTTTCACTTTTTGatagtcaatttgactaatctTCAAACTTCAAAACAATATTGGATTAGATTAAACCAATActttagaattaaaatttaaatatcccAAAAAAAATACGAAAATTATTATAAGTTGCAATTCTTCACATATCAATGTggtgaaaaaatatatcttaaaatgttgGTCAAAGTTTTTTAGTGTGAGGTCTTGTTTCCATATGTTTAGATGAGAGCTCTGTGTCTACTGAACCTTAAACCAATGCTATGTGTGTATCAGGTATAACTCTCTGAGAAATATAACTTGGGAAGATAGAGTCAAAACTTAATAAGCATGTAAGCGCCAATTTCTTACCCCATTGATTAGCCAGAGTAGGGTCGTCTCGGTATTTCAGATATTGGTAATCCTCCGGTTTGCTCCCAACACCAGTATCAGAAACTGTTGGTGAGAAAAATTTAATGATTCATTATCATAGATTCATTCTGCTAACTGTATTAACACAATAAATCAAACTGCAGTTCGAACTTCAAATTACAACTCTGCATATTGTTACTTAAACGCAATTTCATTTTCCCATTACAAGCACAAAAAAGTTTCGGAtcagaaagaaggaaaaattactcGCAATTGTGATTTTCATAAATCCAGAAAAAACTAGTCCATGCGCCTTCCAAACTGAATCACTCTCGCATGACACATCTCCTTATACCATCATAGACATAAATATACAGAACTACGGCATTACGTTGAGACAACAGATAAGAAACACACACTCTTATAGAGAGAGATATTGCCTGATATTCGAACGAGCTGGAGTGCAAATCGAGAAAACGAGGTCAATTTCACGGATAATCTACAAAGTTCATCGGACATGCGGCATCGTTGAACGGCGCAGAAAATGAGCTGCAAAAGTAGAAGAAGAGGTGAAAGTGAAGTGAATAAATTGTAAGTAATGCCAAGTTGAAATTCGATCAGAAATGCATGGTGGCTATGTTTGGGAGGAAAAGAACTCACATGTTTATAGAGCATTTTCACAGAGGAGATTTCGATCTCCATTGAAGTTGCAGTATACAGAGGAAGAAGCACGCAATGTATACCCGCCAATTGCAATCATCTGGAACTTTGGGTGCTTCGGGTGTGTTTATATTGCCGCTTAAAGCCTCAAACAACTTtagaattataatttaaattaatgaataaccaatacttcatattcataattcttttGTAACAACGAATCGAACCtaacattataataaatttcatttttggtgGTTATATTTTCATACGTATACTATGTCTTTCGTACTCAAAGAAAAAGACATGTATCTTACATCTCTAGATTTGAAAACCTCATTTCTTAAACAAAtagattataatttatttttctaaaataatatgaaatactaattgtacaaaaaattaaagttctcatataaaataaaaaaaattattagaagaaaCTTGTCATTTTTGGAGTAGAATTTAAGTTTACTCCATTTGATTTTGACTTGGACAGACAACTAATATACTTGAGTTGTCCCTATTTTTCACATTCTTATATGGAATCCAGACAACGATCTATCTTATATTGGCATTTGATTTTAACTTGGACAGACCACTAATATGCTTAAGTCACCCCTATATTTCACGCTCATGATGCTGTGCTTTAGGTGAAGTGCCAAGGGGAGGACCGACTTCAGCTATGGACTGATTGACATAGTTTAGGAGGCTAAACTAAGTCTATTAAAGAgataaatttcaagaaataagTATTGTTTCGGCTTTATTACTTTGATCAGGCGTAGCTAGGCTGAAAAATAGGCGAAACGGTAGGATTATGCAATGTGCTGCAAAATAAAAGTCTCTCTGATGTAATGATTAATGTTCTTAAATCTGTTGGAACAAAACAAAAACGACACCCGTaagttaaaaaacaaaaatacaatgtaTATGCAAAAATTGATGATAAACTTGAAAAAAAGCACAAATCTCAGGCAGAAGTTGACTCAAGTAAGCCTGAGTATTATAGGAGCGCACAACAGGAAGAACAGAGAGAAGCTCCAAATAGGAACTACATACCAAGATAATCAACTGTCTGGAAAACAGTGACCATTTTGCACCTGCCAACCCTGCATCTTAGTTGGATAATATGCTAGCAAGacttaaatgagaaaattaaTGTAAATGATGTCTTAAGTTTGAAATTATTAAGAAGGTTCATAATCACCTAAAACACAGAAAATGTTAGTTAATCTGACAACAGCGCCGCATATGTTACAGTTGGTTGGTCAATCTCTCCCGTCATCTAACCATAAACTACAAGAATGAGAAGCAACAGGGGCAGGGAAGAACAGCGAAAAGAGGGGAGAAGAGATCTTTTAACTCCTAGGATGACTGAAAACTAAAAGATCATAAAACAAAAAGGTCATGGTTTGCTATCTTAATCTTTCAAGCTATCCAAAAAGCCCTGCAACTCTTTTAAGCCTTCTGCAGAAATGCTTCTATGCACCCTTCCGCGTGGGACAACCAAGTCGGGAGGTGGCTGCTTTTGGAAACACACCACAACCACAGATAAATTGTCCCCGCTCTTTCTTTTCAGAGCCTCATCAACGAGATCTTTGCTGCACATCACTGGATTATTGTGTTCCTGAAGCTTTCGACGAGCAAAGTCAACAGCATTCTGGCTCATGAATACATCCCATATACCGTCACAGCCTATTATGAGAAACTCGTCCTCTTCTGTAAGTCGGGTACTCATAACTTCAGGTTCTCCACTAAGTGGACCACCATCAATAGATTTTAATCCTTCCAGGTGCCAATCTCCTAGAGCACGAGCTACGTTAAGTTGTCCATTCAGGTAGCCATCATACACATATCCTCCAGAAGCTTCAATCCGCTCTTTCTCCCCAAAACAACCAGGTTTGTGATCTCTCGACATCTCAATAGCTTTACCACGACGACAAAGTACAGCTCTACAATCTCCTGCATTTGCCACAACCAGCGAACTGCTTCCCATGCAAAAGATCAAAGCACAagtaagataaaatatttaaatgatcCCCTCACTCTAGGCTGATAAACCATATGGATAGCTGGGGTAGTTCAGTGCAGATATCCAAAAAATTATTGACAATATTGCAGGCAAATGAACAAAGAGTCGCGGTTCTCATGGACATGCTGCAGATACACCTTTTGGAGAAAATTCCCTCAGAAAAATCTAATATTGAGTGCAGATGGCACTATAAACTCATCTCAAGATAACATATTACTGAAAAGTAACTGAAAGAGCTTCCACAGGGGTGTTTAGTCAAAGTTCTAGTGCCATGAGAATTAGTACAAGTTCCAACCTTTGTTGCCCCTCGGTAGAGAACCTGTACTTGGCAAACTGCAAGGATTGAGGTACGTAGGTGTGTGAAAAATACAGGAATTTATCGAAGTTTCCAACAAGACATCTATAGAGAGCCTCAAGCAAATAATTTAACTGCAAGATCTTACATGTTGTATATCTTGGACATAACAAATTACATTTAGAACTTAGCAGTGAAACAAGTATCCACTGATCAAAAACAGAAAAACTATGACAAAATTGAAAATACTCTAGTAGAAATGTAGTGCAGATGTTCTAGTTGAAAAGATGCAGAATTCCTACAAATTAATGGTACCAAATTGCTTTAAAATTTAAGGCCACCTTGAACCTGGCTTAACCCATTGCCCCATtcacaaataatgaaatataaatggaAACTAAACGGTGCAACAAATGAATTTTTAAGTCAACAACAGATGATTAAAGTTGAGAGCAAGTGAACCTTCCAATAACAAGGGCTGCCAAAGCAGTGGTACCGGAAGCAAGATCAGCATCCAAGTTGCAGGCTTCTGCGAAAGCAGTATCAGTTTGCAAAAATGCAGAAGAAATTGCCCTATCAATCTGCCTTGGGAAGTCTTCATCCTCAGCAATAAACCTTGGTAAATGGTTGCAAGCAAAGTCAGCTGCATGTTTTCCTCCATGTCCATCGAAAACCTTgcattaagaaaaagaaaaaggttgagttttaatacatcaaacaattttttaaaactatatccACCATGGATCTGTGCATATGCAAAATGTCTAAAAGCTTCCTCACAACCACAAACATAAAAAAGCAAGAAGACTTTCAATCTGTAAGGGAGCTTGATCTTAAAGTCAATATTCTTCAGTTTCATTGCACAAAAGCAACACAAAAAAGGTCTGcactctaaattaaattttgaaatgtcTAAAACGGATCCCaagatttgaatttttctttcctCAGCCAAGAAAGTAATCACAGCTCTTGGTGTTACTTCAAGTTCCACAAAAACACCAGTTCAGGGAATACTCCAGGCAACTGTTGTTGTTGggaacataatgaaatgaaacaGAGTGGGTAAATAAGCAACTCCTTGAACACACTAATCAGCTTGAAACTTCTTTATCACCATTCAGCTCCAGTACTGTCTTGATGGTGGCAGCATAATGACTAGTTAATGATTATTTCAAACACCAAACAGTACATGCTTGAAATGATTTTAGTGATAAACTTTTTGTATGAAGTGAATGATTTTACTGATATCATTAATGTTGAGTATGAGGAGAAACATTCCAACTCCCTCCCCTTCAAGGATAAAAAGTGGCCATGCAATGTAAACTTAAGGGGGGGCAAGCCTTATAAATCCCTTTCCTCAGTTTTATCAATATGTACAACTAGCCGTGGGaagaaaataacatcaaaaactTAAAACATAAGCCGtctaactatttatttaatcaatacaTTCCTTCCTGGCACATCAGTTTCCAACATTCCAAAAGCATGTAGAGTGGAAAGGGCTACCGGCCATCTAGCAATTCTAGCCAAGTACCATGAAATTACAGCCAATCCCACCAATTTATtacggaaaaaaaaaaagaactggTACAGAAAAATTTAGAAACTGCAATTTGTTCTGAAACTTCAAAGTGCCCATTGTTTGTGCTTCTTTCCTCCTTTTTCAAcgatttgtatttttatgacTTGTGAGCCTCAGGTTGACAGTTCATTTTTCATGTTAGTTCACTATCTGAACTTGAAGACTGTGGATCTAGAGCTATTTACATAGTACTAGAATTGATTTATACTTGTGTAATGCTAACGCAAACAAACAGATCAAGTCAATATATAGGTACCAAATACGTCTGAATATccgaatatgaaattaaaataagaaaaataaaaaggaagcaCAATGTTCACTGAACCAGGGAAACTGCAGCAATCAGGCATTGCTTCCCTGTCACAATGttgaataattataacataatttatacCCAACTGTGTGGAGTTAGAGTTGCCACCGTATGTAATCAACTGATACTTTTtctataaaacaaaaattaatatcatgCCTCAAGTTCGTGAAGTGCAAGAGTGGAAAAAGTTGTTACCCCATAGAAGGCATGAGTCCCTTCATTAGAACCAGCTGTTCTATGGTGGCTCATTAAATTGTCGGCACACACATAAACATCTTCCATGCTTGACCGAGATCCAATGTCAGCCCAAGCACCTGAGCGAAGTATGGGAAGGTACTCTGCTGCATAATCACCTGTAGCTGTTCTTGGTTCAAGAGGAACATCTGATAACTTGGTTCTCACCTGGTAAATCTCCACTAAAAACTTCAATACACATTCTGAGAGTTTCAAGTTCTTTGGCTAGCAACTAATACAAAGAAAGATAAAAGTACAAAGTAACACACCATAATTTCCAGATAAAGAGACCagaaaaacttaataaaataaatcagtCAAACAAACAAAGTATACGGATCCATTAGTTCAAAtattaaacttatattatttcaaaaactaCCCTACTAAGAATTTTCATATAAACCTAGGACAAAATTCATATTAGATTAATGGAAGAGGTATACATTTCAAAGAATCACAAGCAATAAACCAAGAAATTACATCCTCCTAGTAGATGCAATTCAACTTAGTATCACCAAGGCTTAAAGTTAAGTTCTGTAGAGTGGTGGTAGACCAACATTGTTGTATGGGGCTGAGTGATGCCAGTCAAGAATGCACATGTTCAGCAGATGAAGTTTAAAGAGATGAAGATGCTAAGATGAATGAGTGGACATACTCGGAGAGCTATGATTAAGAGCGAAGCTATATGGGACAAGGTGGGAGTGACATTAGTGACGGACAAGATGAGGATGCTTAGATGGGTGTGTGTGGACATGTGTGAACATACTCGGAAAGATAAGGATTAGAAACACTTGTGCCCTGTAAATTTCAACATTTAATTTTGCACAGACATCAAACACGGTTGTACTATCCAATACCAAACAATTCCACACAACTCCCCACTAAGACAACCTCCATTgctttagaaaatacatacgaTAACCTTCCTAACTTTTGTTGCTATCTTTATCAAAAGTAGCTATAGATATAAGCAAAAACACATTAATACCATACTGGGATATgcaaaaaacaaaacaattgTTTCCTTTCTGCACTAAGACAACTAACCCAAATTATcaattaaacaacaaaataagcaAACTACACCTCAATGCCAAACTAGTTAGTATTGATTCTCCGTATCCATTTCAATACTCAATAATTCATCTTTTATAGTAACAAATTAAGTTTTTCTCAAACACCGGATCTAAGGTACGTACATTCCAACTAGTAATTTTGCAAAGTAATAAATCAAACgcgaaaaaaaataaaaacatttccGATAAAGAAGAGAAATTTACCAAAGAGGGGTGTCGAACAAGGGCCTTCTTGGTGGCAGAAGCTACTAAACGGCGATCTCCAGCAAGAGGATTAGGCGGTTTGCTGTTGCTGGAGCTCTCATTTCCTCTGCTGCAATTATCAAACATCAATTTACTTTCTTCCATTTTGATTCTCAACCATAACTTcacagcaaaaaaaaaaaaaagggtgaaTGAATGTAgaaattttgcagaaaattaGGGATCTTCCGTGCAAATTTGATTGAATCTAGGGTTTAAAAATAAAGGGGATTGCAAAGGGTTTTGAGGAGCGGGAAAATAGGGATTTTTAGGGTGTGGGAGGAAACAGAGAGATTTAGGGATACAGAAAATGCAATTGGTGTTTTTAGGGATCTCTGGCTCTCAGCGATGTTTTTGAGGTGGGGACTCAACCAAGACGACGGTGTCAAGTAAAAAGGTTTTCTTATATtgctaatataatataattgtcCTCTAAGccaaaaaaagtaataaaattgttttatattatcaataaaatttaatttattatgatatatagCATCTCATTGAGATAGAGACAAAATTAcgtataataaaaaatttctgtgctcaaatattttttattaaagtgTACGGTGTTAAATCATTAGATCGATATTACTCAATAGTAATGACTTTGGCtatgatcaaatttatttaagataAGACTTTCGATATACATACGTGACAAAGGACTAGGCAAACTAAAGCAAGGTAAGGCAAGGCTATGAATGTAACATGATCATAGCTAAAACAAGTTTGTGGGCTATGAATTGAGCAAGGCTAATGGTTAAGGAGAATGGAAACTAATGGCGAGCTATGCCTTTTGGAAGTGATTCATTTAGGCATTATACATAAATGTGCTCTTTAATTTGgctttaaataatatttatgccttcaactttgaatgtgcacaaatagacacttaaacttatataaagttgaacaaatagacacgcatgtcctacatgtcatcctacatgttattttttgtCCTACTTGTATTGtggccatgtaggactcatgtgtttatttatttaaaagttggatagttaaagtgtttgtctgtgcattatgaaagttgaaggtcaaagttaaaactTGAAGCCAAGTTTCtagtccaatatatgtattgtgCCGATTCATTTATGTGACCTTTTGGGTTTTTGTTTCGTATAATTTTAGTGTTGAACTAGATTGAGGGAAAAGAAGAAGCTAAATCGCGCGTGCTGATTTTTCTGTGAAGcctaaaaaaaatgtgaatgaGATTGCTTCCCCTTAGCTAGAGGTTCTAGTTTCgaatttttgatattattatttctttttattgggAGCACTACCTACGATTGAGTAAGATAAGCTTTTGATAGGGAGCGCTACTCGCAAATAGAGCCTATTCGATGCGAATTCAGACTTATTAAATTAGAGAATGacctaaaataattttcaaatatttaaattggtACAAAATTGTCTTTCATCCATATTTTGGTCTTCAAAATCTTATTGGCGTCAACCTTTTGACTCAAAAATATCTATAATTCCAACACGCACACTCACAAGGTGGATCAaggataaatttataaaaaattgcaAAGTTTAAAGACATTTTGGATCCTTCtccattaaaataatttaaaattacttaaCATATGGGCTCATGTAATTGCCCTGGTTTTGGatttcataataaataaaaatgaaaaatcaccTCCCTATCCCCCCTctcccccccaccccccacTNNNNNNNNNNNNNNNNNNNNNNNNNNNNNNNNNNNNNNNNNNNNNNNNNNNNNNNNNNNNNNNNNNNNNNNNNNNNNNNNNNNNNNNNNNNNNNNNNNNNNNNNNNNNNNNNNNNNNNNNNNNNNNNNNNNNNNNNNNNNNNNNNNNNNNNNNNNNNNNNNNNNNNNNNNNNNNNNNNNNNNNNNNNNNNNNNNNNNNNNNNNNNNNNNNNNNNNNNNNNNNNNNNNNNNNNNNNNNNNNNNNNNNNNNNNNNNNNNNNNNNNNNNNNNNNNNNNNNCtccctttcattttttttctcgaaTCTTGTccatcattttaattaatttttttcaactaacttacaaattaaaaaatggaaaaaaaaaaggagaaaacaacTACATTCATTTACAAATAATTAGTTCACTAcaaaatgattaaattaaacAACGATgtatattacaatttttt
Proteins encoded in this window:
- the LOC107021248 gene encoding probable protein phosphatase 2C 57; the protein is MEESKLMFDNCSRGNESSSNSKPPNPLAGDRRLVASATKKALVRHPSLVRTKLSDVPLEPRTATGDYAAEYLPILRSGAWADIGSRSSMEDVYVCADNLMSHHRTAGSNEGTHAFYGVFDGHGGKHAADFACNHLPRFIAEDEDFPRQIDRAISSAFLQTDTAFAEACNLDADLASGTTALAALVIGSSLVVANAGDCRAVLCRRGKAIEMSRDHKPGCFGEKERIEASGGYVYDGYLNGQLNVARALGDWHLEGLKSIDGGPLSGEPEVMSTRLTEEDEFLIIGCDGIWDVFMSQNAVDFARRKLQEHNNPVMCSKDLVDEALKRKSGDNLSVVVVCFQKQPPPDLVVPRGRVHRSISAEGLKELQGFLDSLKD